The sequence below is a genomic window from Dyadobacter chenwenxiniae.
CCAACCCTCTTTCCTGTTTTAACAGAACCAGCAGCTGGCTTTAATGAACTAAGATTCATATTTACTATATGTTAAATTTCCTCTACTTTAACCAAATGGCTCACCTTGCGGATCATACCAGCAATGGCATCGCTATTTTCTTTCTCAACAGATCTGTTCAGCTTACCTAAGCCTAATGCTTTGATGGTAAGTTTTTGTCTCTCAGGACGATCAATTGTGCTTTTAACTTGGGTAATACGTACTTTTGACATGATTACTTCAGGTAAAGGGACAATCCAATGGATTATCCGTTAAATACTTTATCTAATTTAACGCCTCTCTGGAATGCCACCTGATGTGGAGCTCTCATTTTCAGAAGAGCATCAATTGTAGCTTTGATTACGTTGTGTGGGTTAGATGAGCCTTTGGATTTCGCAAGTACATCTTTAATTCCAGCACTTTCCAGTACAGCACGCATTGGACCACCAGCAAGTACACCTGTTCCAGGCGCAGCAGGTTTGATAAGCACAAATCCACCGCTGAACTTACCTTCCATTTGGTGAGGAACTGTATGTTTCAGCATCGGAATCTGAATCAAATTTTTCTTTGCGTCATCGATTCCTTTGGCAATTGCGTCAGTTACTTCATTAGCTTTTCCAAGCCCGTATCCAACTACACCATTTCCATCTCCTACCACTACGATAGCCGAAAAACTAAAACGACGACCACCTTTTACTACTTTTGCTACCCGATTGATCGCTACTACGCGTTCTTTCAAGTCCGATTCGTTAACCTTTGAAGGTTTTGTATTTGTAGACATAGTCTTTGTTATACTTAGAATTTCAGGCCACCCTCACGAGCTCCTTCGGCCAATGCTTTTACTTTACCATGGTACAAATATCCATTTCTGTCAAAAACGACAGTTTGGATACCCGCCTCTTGCGCTTTCTCAGCTATTTTTTTACCAACCTGAAGAGCTGACTCGACATTAGAATTTTCTTTTCTTCCGCCAAGATCAACCGATGATGCACTTGCAAGTGTAACACCACTGATATCATCTATAATTTGCGCGTAAATACTCGTGTTAGAACGGAAAACCGATAATCTCGGACGCTCTGCACTACCTTTCACCTTCTTACGAATGTGATATTTAAGGCGTTGTCTTCTATCTGCTTTTGCGGTAGCCATTTTTCAACTTATCTTACTTGTTATAAACTAATTCCGTGACTTACTACTTTTTAGAAGCAGATTTTCCAGCCTTACGACGAACAACCTCACCAACAAAACGAATCCCTTTTCCTTTGTAAGGTTCAACCTTACGCAATGATTTGATTTTCGCAGCAACTGATCCAATCAGCTCCTTGTCGATGCCTTCTAAAATAACCTTAGGGTTCTGTCCCTTTTCAGAAGTCGTTGTAAGCTTAATTTCCTGCGGAATAGCCATAAAAATATTGTGAGAATATCCCAACTGCAATTCGAGCACATTATTTGCCGCACTTGCCTTGTAACCCACACCAATAATTTCTAACTCCTTCTTATACCCTGCATCCACTCCGATCACCATATTATTGATCAAAGATCTGTACAACCCATGAAGTGCTTTGTGACGCTTCTGCTCAGTAGGGCGACTAACTTTCAGTTCGCTACCTTCAATTTCAACACTGATGTCGCTATCAACTGTTTGATGAAGCGTTCCCTTAGGTCCTTTTACCGACACTACATTACCTTCTGCAACTGATACAGAAACACCTGCTGGCAAAACGATAATTTTATTTCCTATACGTGACATTTCCTGAATAACTTTTAAATATTAATACACGAAACATAACACTTCCCCGCCAACATTAAGCGTTTTAGCTTCTTTGTCAGTCATAACACCTTTTGAGGTTGAGATGATAACAGTTCCTAAACCACCCAATACGCGTGGTAATGTTGATGAACCTGAATATTTACGAAGTCCAGGCTTACTAACCCTCTCCAATTTCACAATTGCAGATTGCTTTGTCACAGGATTATATTTCAAAGCTATTTTGATTACACCCTGAGGACCTACTTCGTCAAATTTATAACTCTGAATATACCCTTTATCAAAAAGTACTTTAGTTATTTCTTTTTTTATGTTGGATGCAGGTATCTCAACAACCCTGTGCTTCGCTTTGATAGCGTTTCTGAGTCTCGTCAGATAATCTGCTATGGGATCCGTTAACATTTTTATGCCTAGTTTAAACACCCCTTTGAAACGGGAGTGCAAAGTTAAGTAATTGAAATCAGAATTGAAAGTATTCTTACCAACTTGATTTTGTAACACCCGGAATCTTGCCGTCAGAAGCCATATCCCGGAAACAAACTCTTGAAATTCCGAATTTGCGCATATAACCCCGAGGCCTTCCCGTGATTTTGCATCTATTATGCAAACGTACAGCAGAAGAGTTACGTGGTAATTTATCTAAACCAACCCAGTCACCCGCAGCTTTTAATTTTGTACGCTTTTCAGCAAACTTAGCTACTAAGGCTTCTCTCTTTCTCTCCCGTGCTTTAACTGATTCTTTTGCCATTGTCGGTAAATATCTTATATTAAGAATTATCCTTGTTTGTTCGCATTTGTAAACGGCATACCCAGTGCCTTCAACAATTCATAACTCTCTTCGTCAGAATTAGTTGAAGTAACGAATGTGATATCCATCCCGGTGATTTTATTCACCTTTTCTATACTAATCTCAGGGAAAATGATTTGCTCTTTAACACCGAAAGTATAATTTCCGCGTCCGTCAAATCCTTTGTCACTGATACCTTTGAAATCTCTAACCCGGGGCATTGCAATCGCAGTCAAACGATCAAGGAACTCATACATGCGATCGCCACGAAGTGTTACCTTTGCTCCAATCGGCATGTTTTCACGCAACTTGAAGTTAGAAACCGCTTTCTTGGAAATCGTTGCGATGGCTTTTTGACCAGTGATCTGGCTCAATTCTTCTACACCAGTATCAACCAATTTCTTGTCAGCTACTGCTGCACCAATTCCCTTATTGATAACAATCTTTGTCAAACGGGGAACTTGCATTACTGACTTGTACTGAAATTTATCTTTCAGTTGCGAAACAACTTCGCTTACATACTTTTCTTTTAATCTCGGCTGTGCCATCTTTTTGAAGATATTATTGTGGATTACCGACCCACCGTTTATATTCTATTCCAAGTTCAACGTGAACAAAGAATTACAAAATATTTCCTGTCTTTTTCGAAAAACGCTGAAGCTTACCTTTGTCATCAGCTTTGCGACCAGTTCTGGTCGCTTCGCCAGTTTTAGGATCAACCACCATTAGGTTACTAATGTGTATTGCACCTTCACGCTTTTCAATGCTTCCTTGTGGAGTTTGTGCATTTGGCTTAACATGTTTTGTGATCATGTTTACACCTTCAACAACAGCTCTAAGCTTTTCAATATCCACCTTCTTGATAACACCAGTTTCACCTTTTGCATTGCCTGAGATTACCTTTACAGTATCTCCGCTGCGAATGTGCAACTTAGCTGGTGCTTTTTTATTTTTGCTTTCCATTTTAGATATTCTCTTATCAGTTCAAAGAAATACTAGAGTTCTTACAACACCTCTGGTGCCAATGAAACGATTTTCATGAATTGCTTTTCACGCAACTCTCTTGCAACCGGTCCAAAGATACGTGTACCACGTGGCTCGTCATTGTTGTTTAACAAAACAGCTGCGTTATCTTCAAATCTGATGTAGGTTCCATCTTTACGGCGTACTTCTTTTTTGGTACGAACCACAACGGCTTTTGAAACCGTTCCTTTTTTCATATTGCTCGAAGAAAGAGCTGATTTTACTGTTACGACGATTTTATCGCCTACTGAGGCATAGCGTTTGCCAGTTCCGCCAAGTACACGAATAACGAGTACTTCCTTCGCTCCACTGTTGTCTGCTACCGACAGTCTTGATTCTTGCTGTACCATTTGTTACTTAGCTTTTTCAAGGATTTCTATTAATCTCCAACGCTTGTTCTTACTAAGCGGACGTGTTTCCATCACGCGGATCGTATCACCGATGCCAACCTGATTGGTTTCGTCATGCACCATAAGTTTGGTAGTTTTAGTCATAAACTTACCATACTTGGCATGCTTCACTTTACGCTCCACAGTGATCACGCAGGATTTCTCCATTTTGTTGCTCACTACTTTGCCAACTCTTTCTTTACGTAAATTTCTTTCTGTTGCCTCCATAATTTCTAAACTGATTTACTGTTGGTTACTTTTAGCCGACAGCTCGGTTAAGAGTTTTGCAATTTCCTTACGCGAGGTACGAATACGCAAAGGGTTTTCAATGGGTGAAATCGCATGTGCGAATTTCAATCGCAATAAGCGCTCCCGCTCCTGAGCAATTTGCTCTTTTAGCTGATCCTGCGACAGATCCTTAATTTCTTGACTAGTCATTGCTTTAAATAATTAGCGTTCTTAATAACATTCGGGTTAATTCGCTTCTTGATAATCCCGACGTACAACGAACTTCGTTTTGATTGGCAACTTTTGTGCAGCCAAACGCAATGCTTCGTTAGCGGTATCCAAAGTAACACCAGTTGCTTCGAAGATGATTGTTCCTGGCTTGACCGGTGCAACCCAATATTCAGGAGCTCCTTTACCTTTACCCATACGAACTTCCGCTGGCTTCTTGGTAATTGGCTTGTCAGGGAAAACACGAATCCATACTTGGCCTTCACGTTTCATAGCACGAGTTACTGAAATACGTGCAGCTTCGATTTGACGAGCAGTCAACCAACCTGGTTCAAGCGCTTTGATAGCAAAAGAACCAAATGCGATTTCATGTCCGCGAGTAGCCAAACCATTGTATGAGCCCTTGCCTTTTTGTTGCTTGCGAAATTTTGTCCTTTTCGGCTGTAACATGATTTTAATCTATTTGACCCGATACGAAATCGGAAAATGTCTGATTACTTCTTCTTATTCCTATTGTTATTGTTGCCACCACCGCTGGCGTTGCGTTTACGACGATCAGCTTCGCTTCCACCGCCTCCGCCTTCACCACGTGGTGCACCACCATCACGGCCGCCACCTCTCCGATCTCTTCCGCCACGATCATTTCCACCACGGTCGTTTCCGCCTGATGCGCTTCTTTCTGCTCTATCAGATGCAGCCGTTGCAGCACTTGGTGTCAAATCTCTTTTACCGTAAAGCTCTCCTTTGAAGATCCAAACTTTAATACCGATCTTACCGTAGATAGTTTGTGCTTCTGAGATTGCATAATCGATATCAGCTCTCAAAGTATGTAGTGGAATTCTTCCTTCCTTATACTCTTCAGTACGAGCCATTTCAGCTCCACCAAGACGTCCAGCAAGACGAATTTTAATTCCTTGTGTTCCAACCCGCATTGCAGAAGCGATTGATTGCTTCATTGCTCTACGATATGAAATACGAGCTTGAAGTTGCTGTGCGATTGCCTCGCCTACCAATTTCGCATCGATCTCAGGACGCTTGATCTCATAAATGTTGATCTGAACGTCTTTTCCAGTGATCTTTTTAAGCTCTTCTTTGATTTTATCAACCTCGCTACCACCTTTACCAATCACAATACCCGGACGAGCCGTGTGAATTGTCAATGTGATACGTTTTAATGTTC
It includes:
- the rpsQ gene encoding 30S ribosomal protein S17 — translated: MEATERNLRKERVGKVVSNKMEKSCVITVERKVKHAKYGKFMTKTTKLMVHDETNQVGIGDTIRVMETRPLSKNKRWRLIEILEKAK
- the rplP gene encoding 50S ribosomal protein L16 produces the protein MLQPKRTKFRKQQKGKGSYNGLATRGHEIAFGSFAIKALEPGWLTARQIEAARISVTRAMKREGQVWIRVFPDKPITKKPAEVRMGKGKGAPEYWVAPVKPGTIIFEATGVTLDTANEALRLAAQKLPIKTKFVVRRDYQEAN
- the rplR gene encoding 50S ribosomal protein L18, with the protein product MATAKADRRQRLKYHIRKKVKGSAERPRLSVFRSNTSIYAQIIDDISGVTLASASSVDLGGRKENSNVESALQVGKKIAEKAQEAGIQTVVFDRNGYLYHGKVKALAEGAREGGLKF
- the rpsE gene encoding 30S ribosomal protein S5, with amino-acid sequence MSTNTKPSKVNESDLKERVVAINRVAKVVKGGRRFSFSAIVVVGDGNGVVGYGLGKANEVTDAIAKGIDDAKKNLIQIPMLKHTVPHQMEGKFSGGFVLIKPAAPGTGVLAGGPMRAVLESAGIKDVLAKSKGSSNPHNVIKATIDALLKMRAPHQVAFQRGVKLDKVFNG
- the rpmD gene encoding 50S ribosomal protein L30; amino-acid sequence: MSKVRITQVKSTIDRPERQKLTIKALGLGKLNRSVEKENSDAIAGMIRKVSHLVKVEEI
- the rplE gene encoding 50S ribosomal protein L5, with product MAQPRLKEKYVSEVVSQLKDKFQYKSVMQVPRLTKIVINKGIGAAVADKKLVDTGVEELSQITGQKAIATISKKAVSNFKLRENMPIGAKVTLRGDRMYEFLDRLTAIAMPRVRDFKGISDKGFDGRGNYTFGVKEQIIFPEISIEKVNKITGMDITFVTSTNSDEESYELLKALGMPFTNANKQG
- the rpmC gene encoding 50S ribosomal protein L29; amino-acid sequence: MTSQEIKDLSQDQLKEQIAQERERLLRLKFAHAISPIENPLRIRTSRKEIAKLLTELSAKSNQQ
- the rplF gene encoding 50S ribosomal protein L6; this encodes MSRIGNKIIVLPAGVSVSVAEGNVVSVKGPKGTLHQTVDSDISVEIEGSELKVSRPTEQKRHKALHGLYRSLINNMVIGVDAGYKKELEIIGVGYKASAANNVLELQLGYSHNIFMAIPQEIKLTTTSEKGQNPKVILEGIDKELIGSVAAKIKSLRKVEPYKGKGIRFVGEVVRRKAGKSASKK
- the rpsH gene encoding 30S ribosomal protein S8, translated to MLTDPIADYLTRLRNAIKAKHRVVEIPASNIKKEITKVLFDKGYIQSYKFDEVGPQGVIKIALKYNPVTKQSAIVKLERVSKPGLRKYSGSSTLPRVLGGLGTVIISTSKGVMTDKEAKTLNVGGEVLCFVY
- the rplX gene encoding 50S ribosomal protein L24 — encoded protein: MESKNKKAPAKLHIRSGDTVKVISGNAKGETGVIKKVDIEKLRAVVEGVNMITKHVKPNAQTPQGSIEKREGAIHISNLMVVDPKTGEATRTGRKADDKGKLQRFSKKTGNIL
- the rpsN gene encoding 30S ribosomal protein S14, which gives rise to MAKESVKARERKREALVAKFAEKRTKLKAAGDWVGLDKLPRNSSAVRLHNRCKITGRPRGYMRKFGISRVCFRDMASDGKIPGVTKSSW
- the rplN gene encoding 50S ribosomal protein L14, producing MVQQESRLSVADNSGAKEVLVIRVLGGTGKRYASVGDKIVVTVKSALSSSNMKKGTVSKAVVVRTKKEVRRKDGTYIRFEDNAAVLLNNNDEPRGTRIFGPVARELREKQFMKIVSLAPEVL
- the rpsC gene encoding 30S ribosomal protein S3, which translates into the protein MGQKVNPIGLRLGIVRGWESSWYGGKDFSDKLVEDEKIRNYIKARIPKGSISKVVIERTLKRITLTIHTARPGIVIGKGGSEVDKIKEELKKITGKDVQINIYEIKRPEIDAKLVGEAIAQQLQARISYRRAMKQSIASAMRVGTQGIKIRLAGRLGGAEMARTEEYKEGRIPLHTLRADIDYAISEAQTIYGKIGIKVWIFKGELYGKRDLTPSAATAASDRAERSASGGNDRGGNDRGGRDRRGGGRDGGAPRGEGGGGGSEADRRKRNASGGGNNNNRNKKK